Proteins encoded within one genomic window of bacterium:
- a CDS encoding medium chain dehydrogenase/reductase family protein, producing MSDASDSAANATMTLPGDAPPLRERRNRVVQVRSFGGPDGLEVVDAPVPTAGRGEVRVRVLASGLEYTDVVIRRHLYPQTMSLRPPFVMGYDVIGVIDQLGEGVSGFQLGDRVADMTVLGSNAAYRTLRADHLTRVPAGADAAEAAALILSWTTAYQLLHRAARVRQGQRVLVQGAAGAVGQALCVLGRQAGLELWGTARGAHASLIRELGATPIDYQREDFTRVLVGGFDVVFDGVGEDGYRRSFAALKRGGLLCAYGYTAGVQPQRRPLAILMWLARQSLQSLWKWLRDGKRTRVYSINLMRARHPAWFREDLERLFGLLSTRSIRPRVAERISFDEVAEAHRRLEAGGLEGKIVLCPELPSRRDRAAT from the coding sequence ATGAGTGACGCTTCCGATTCGGCGGCAAACGCCACCATGACACTGCCCGGCGACGCACCGCCCCTGAGAGAGCGCCGCAACCGGGTTGTTCAAGTCAGGAGCTTTGGCGGTCCCGACGGGCTGGAGGTGGTCGACGCTCCCGTGCCGACGGCCGGCCGCGGCGAGGTGAGGGTCCGCGTGCTCGCCTCGGGCCTGGAGTACACCGACGTGGTGATCCGGCGCCACCTCTACCCGCAAACGATGAGCCTCCGGCCTCCCTTCGTGATGGGCTATGATGTCATCGGTGTCATCGATCAGCTCGGCGAAGGCGTGAGCGGCTTTCAGCTTGGTGACCGCGTGGCCGATATGACGGTCCTTGGGTCGAACGCAGCCTATCGCACGCTCCGGGCCGACCACCTGACCCGCGTGCCGGCGGGCGCCGACGCGGCGGAGGCGGCCGCGCTGATCTTGAGCTGGACTACCGCCTACCAGCTCCTTCACCGCGCGGCCCGGGTGCGGCAAGGACAGCGAGTGCTCGTGCAGGGAGCCGCCGGCGCCGTCGGCCAGGCGCTGTGCGTGCTCGGCAGGCAGGCCGGACTGGAGCTGTGGGGCACCGCGCGCGGCGCGCACGCGTCGCTAATCCGCGAGCTCGGCGCGACGCCGATCGACTACCAACGGGAAGACTTCACGCGCGTCCTGGTGGGCGGGTTCGACGTCGTCTTCGACGGGGTCGGCGAGGACGGTTATCGTCGTTCGTTTGCGGCGCTCAAGCGCGGCGGCCTGCTCTGCGCCTACGGCTACACGGCGGGCGTGCAGCCGCAGCGTCGCCCGCTCGCGATCTTGATGTGGCTGGCGCGCCAGTCTCTCCAGTCTCTATGGAAGTGGTTGCGTGACGGCAAGCGCACCCGCGTCTACTCGATCAACCTGATGCGGGCGCGACATCCCGCCTGGTTTCGGGAGGACCTGGAGCGGCTCTTCGGCCTGTTGTCCACTCGCTCCATCCGGCCGCGCGTCGCCGAGCGGATCTCCTTCGACGAGGTCGCCGAGGCGCACCGACGTCTTGAGGCGGGCGGTCTCGAGGGCAAGATCGTCCTGTGCCCGGAGCTCCCGTCGCGGCGCGACCGGGCAGCGACTTAG